In one Colletotrichum destructivum chromosome 2, complete sequence genomic region, the following are encoded:
- a CDS encoding Putative Homeobox domain-containing protein → MPASGISPPVSTATGPSSSSPPSCESSFLSQPAAQTPTRQPVADLTQTPDLALSSHAKIDVSTPDSEKHPKGKRKRTAAKDKSILEAAYIGNPKPDKAARLDIVKRVSLNEKEVQIWFQNRRQNDRRKSRPLSAQEIAALRYGGMQILSSDPVAYSSSLPEDKTSPVADAAAVQAPMPAETPVKSASTAIEDAGERPQHATPSVLTPNVGDKSLETPTSQLTDSSSLPQSTGSFSFSSSLGLLNNRWNPTSSFSTPSTLNRSIDDTPKSEQCPPSSCSSVASASHILPPPQSSQSSQQSNVRLSLSLEGKAQVVSNDTSPPQIQSTRLLPDLSTLPQPRLARPLQRSHSALASVTLPPITALTDSLPPTLGRGRSRDAHAWELCCDADTRDELTAQAENESNGSAVAAISLLRSTSSILQNNTSKRNCPASRPMPRSQQAKKPRLSRTYSSMARMQTPVGGGDNSLAHSNNDKAANDKVKVNMVISPSDSDKENWSPDANGNSGKMPPLSDARRPLPTTAGSKPNARRTGRVLGYHSVPAIFSGNRARTMPAMGRRDSGKDLAIFVDDRSSPAPKETEEVEKFMRGGEVSPSKKGDMDCIAGLLSLSQGAWR, encoded by the exons ATGCCTGCCTCTGGTATCTCGCCTCCGGTCTCGACTGCTACAGgaccctcctcgtcatccccgCCCTCATGCGAATCTTCCTTCCTGTCGCAACCCGCTGCGCAGACTCCCACAAGACAAcccgtcgccgacctcaCGCAAACCCCCGATCTTGCGCTCTCGTCGCACGCCAAAATAGACGTGTCAACTCCCGACTCGGAAAAACACCCCAAAGGCAAAAGGAAGAGGACTGC TGCTAAAGACAAGTCCATTCTCGAGGCCGCCTATATCGGGAACCCGAAACCGGACAAGGCGGCGCGTCTGGACATCGTGAAACGCGTTTCCCTCAACGAGAAAGAGGTCCAA ATATGGTTCCAAAATCGTCGGCAGAATGACAGACGCAAATCCCGCCCCCTCTCTGCACAGGAGATTGCTGCTCTTCGGTATGGTGGCATGCAAATTCTCTCATCCGACCCCGTGGCGTACAGCTCTTCCTTGCCTGAGGACAAGACATCGCCAGTGGcagatgctgccgccgtgcAGGCGCCGATGCCGGCAGAGACACCAGTCAAGTCTGCATCCACGGCGATCGAGGATGCGGGTGAACGACCTCAGCACGCAACCCCGTCCGTCCTAACTCCTAACGTAGGAGACAAGAGCCTGGAAACACCAACTTCTCAACTCACAGACTCTTCTTCCCTGCCGCAATCCACTGGATCCTTCTCCTTTTCAAGTTCCCTTGGACTTCTGAACAACCGATGGAACCCTACGAGTTCCTTCTCGACACCCTCAACGCTAAATCGCAGCATTGACGATACCCCTAA ATCCGAACAGTGCCCTCCCTCATCTTGCTCATCAGTTGCATCTGCATCGCATATCCTGCCTCCTCCCCAGTCATCCCAGTCGTCACAACAGTCCAATGTGCGGCTGTCGCTCTCACTGGAAGGCAAAGCTCAGGTCGTCTCCAACGATACTTCACCTCCTCAGATCCAGTCCACAAGGCTGCTCCCAGACTTATCGACCTTGCCCCAGCCCAGGTTAGCCCGACCGCTCCAGCGTAGCCACAGCGCACTTGCTAGTGTGACTCTGCCTCCCATCACAGCCCTCACTGATTCGCTGCCACCGACGTTGGGACGGGGTCGCTCTCGGGATGCGCACGCATGGGAGCTGTGCTGTGACGCCGACACTCGGGATGAGCTCACCGCCCAAGCCGAAAATGAATCCAACGGCTCCGCAGTTGCCGCCATCAGCCTTCTTCGCTCAACGAGCAGCATCCTTCAAAATAACACTTCTAAGCGGAACTGCCCAGCTAGTAGACCGATGCCTCGGTCTCAACAGGCCAAGAAGCCCAGGCTGAGTCGAACGTATTCCAGCATGGCAAGGATGCAAACACCAGTTGGTGGAGGCGACAACTCATTGGCTCACTCAAACAACGATAAGGCGGCAAACGACAAAGTCAAGGTCAACATGGTCATTTCTCCGAGCGACTCTGACAAGGAAAACTGGAGTCCTGATGCCAACGGCAATTCAGGCAAGATGCCGCCACTTTCTGATGCTAGGAGGCCATTGCCGACCACCGCTGGCAGCAAACCCAATGCGAGACGCACTGGGCGGGTTCTAGGTTATCACTCTGTGCCGGCCATTTTCAGCGGCAACCGTGCCAGGACGATGCCTGCCATGGGGCGCCGAGATTCCGGAAAAGACCTGGCCATATTTGTAGACGATCGAAGTTCGC
- a CDS encoding Putative small GTP-binding protein, translating into MAATQTPTFKLVLVGDGGTGKTTFVKRHLTGEFEKKYMATLGVEVHPLGFTTNFGQIQFDVWDTAGQEKFGGLRDGYYINGQCGIIMFDVTSRITYKNVPNWHRDLVRVCENIPIVLCGNKVDVKERKVKAKTITFHRKKNLQYYDISAKSNYNFEKPFLWLARKLVGNPALEFVAAPALAPPTAQVDEKLLEQYRQEMAAAAEMPLPGELSDDDL; encoded by the exons ATGGCTGCCACCCAGACTCCTACCTTCAAgctcgtccttgtcggcgatggcggtaCTGGAAAG ACCACTTTTGTCAAGCGCCACTTGACTGGTGAGTTCGAGAAGAAGTACATGGCCACCCTTGGTGTCGAGGTTCACCCCTTGGGTTTCACCACG AACTTCGGCCAGATCCAGTTCGATGTCTGGGATACCGCCGGTCAGGAGAAGTTCGGTGGTCTCCGTGACGGTTACTACATCAACGGCCAATGCGGTATCATCATGTTCGATGTCACCTCCCGTATCACCTACAAGAACGTCCCCAACTGGCACC GCGACCTCGTTCGTGTTTGCGAGAACATCCCTATTGTTCTCTGCGGTAACAAAGTCGATGTGAAGGAGcgcaaggtcaaggccaagaccatCACCTTCCATCGCAAGAAGAACCTCCAGTACTACGATATCTCTGCCAAGTCCAACTACAACTTCGAGAAGCCTTTCCTCTGGCTTGCACGCAAGCTCGTTGGTAACCCTGCTTTG GAGTTTGTTGCCGCGCCGGCTCTGGCCCCCCCCACCgcccaggtcgacgagaagctcctcgAGCAGTACCGCCAGgagatggccgccgccgccgagatgcCTCTGCCTGGCGAACTTTCGGACGATGACTTGTAA
- a CDS encoding Putative PDZ domain, peptidase M50, 26S Proteasome non-ATPase regulatory subunit 9, PDZ superfamily, producing the protein MGSFLKMNNIHAPTVPSGPTSNATANGHFGRLTFVELQKKKDDVEAELKALGAVLDSHGADMNTPLTTRDGFPRADIDVAQVRTTRARIIHLRNDYKSLMAVIEKHLHDHFASLQEDDITAVRSSGDASLLADHSAPRPLEPFAKVNSVVPGSPAETAGLKPGDEISSFGYVNLSNHDNLTKVGECVQGNEGRPILVKVSRHSSGTRREMQLTLTPRRSWGGRGLLGCHILPL; encoded by the exons ATGGGATCATTCCTCAAGATGAATAACATACACGCCCCAACAGTGCCTTCAGGCCCGACTAGCAATGCGACGGCCAACGGCCATTTCGGCCGTCTCACATTCGTGGAACTCCAGAAGAAAAAAGATGACGTGGAGGCTGAGCTGAAGGCTCTCGGCGCGGTTCTCGATTCT CATGGGGCCGACATGAACACCCCCCTTACGACTCGAGACGGCTTCCCGAGAGCGGACATCGATGTTGCTCAAG TACGTACGACGAGAGCCCGTATCATCCATCTGAGAAACGATTACAAAAGTCTCATGGCCGTGATTGAGAAGCATCTTCACGATCACTTTGCCAGCTTACAAGAAGACGATATCACCGCAGTTCGATCTTCCGGGGATGCCAGCCTTCTGGCGGATCACTCCGCACCTCGGCCGCTGGAGCCCTTCGCCAAGGTCAACAGTGTTGTCCCAGGAAGTCCAGCTGAGACAGCGGGTCTGAAGCCAGGCGATGAAATCAGCAGTTTTGGATATGTCAACCTTTCAAACCATGACAACCTGACGAAGGTGGGCGAGTGTGTTCAAGGGAACGAAGGT CGACCGATCTTGGTCAAAGTATCGCGGCACAGTTCAGGTACGCGCCGGGAAATGCAACTTACATTGACGCCAAGACGCAGCTGGGGTGGCAGAGGTCTACTGGGCTGTCATATTCTGCCTCTGTAA
- a CDS encoding Putative PWI domain-containing protein, with translation MATGVDAKLLKSTKFPPEFNQKVDMQKVNLQVMKKWIASKISDILGSEDDVVIELCFNLIEGSRYPDIKSLQIQLTGFLDKDTAPFCKDLWKLCLSAQTSPQGVPKELLEAKKLELIQEKMEANRAADEARRRREDTERREEVHRLRDRDRGDRGRGRGGDAWRGRRGDRDYDHRGRPGPRFGENRSRSPAPRHRDTRDRGSFRESARDSYVPRNRVSSGRGPGRRRTVTRSPSSAPASARSASRSRSAERKRESSRGSPSPAHRRSRRDRDPPSPRPARNRSTSLNRSEGGYRDSRRKRGSTRSASTPSPSSDKRPATKRRRYSSSRSRSPDHKRRSRSRSSGSESSRSSRYRSRSPRRRPYYGRAVSNSRSGPPGRDGSSVPHSPGIERRKRKPDEEEQGKDGSRKDRQEDAMSGSRRRNSSSASSRSADHSKR, from the exons ATGGCGACGGGTGTTGATGCAAAGCTTCTCAAATCCACCAAATTCCCGCCGGAATTCAATCAGAAGGTTGACATGCAGAAAGTCAACCTCCAGGTGATGAAAAA GTGGATAGCCAGCAAGATCTCCGATATTCTGGGCAGCGAAGACGATGTGGTCATCGAGCTTTGTTTCAATTTGATTGAAGGGTCACGATAT CCCGACATCAAATCTCTTCAGATACAGCTCACGGGATTTTTGGACAAGGATACGGCACCATTCTGCAAAGACCTGTGGAAGCTATGCTTGAGCGCTCAAACAAGCCCGCAAGGCGTGCCCAAGGAACtgctcgaggccaagaagctggaATTGATACAGGAAAAG ATGGAAGCCAATCgtgcagcagacgaagcccgccgacgccgagaagacaCCGAAAGACGCGAAGAAGTTCACAGATTGAGAGACCGGGATCGCGGCGACCGCGGTCGTGGTCGCGGTGGGGATGCGTGGCGGGGTCGGCGAGGCGACAGAGACTACGATCATCGAGGTAGGCCTGGGCCACGCTTCGGCGAAAACAGATCGCGctcgccggcaccgagacATCGCGATACAAGAGATAGAGGCTCGTTCCGTGAATCTGCACGAGACAGCTACGTTCCCAGAAACCGAGTTAGTAGCGGTCGAGGCCCTGGGCGTCGACGCACCGTCACACGCTCACCCTCTTCGGCGCCTGCATCCGCACGGTCTGCCTCACGCAGTAGGAGCGCGGAGCGGAAGCGAGAGTCGAGTCGCGGGTCTCCCTCCCCGGCCCATCGAAGATCTCGGCGAGACCGTGACCCACCCAGTCCCAGGCCTGCGAGGAATCGGTCCACGTCATTGAATAGGAGTGAAGGTGGCTATCGCGACTCACGACGGAAACGAGGATCAACGAGGAGTGCGTCaacgccgtcaccgtcgtctgATAAAAGGCCAGCTACCAAGCGGCGCAGGTACTCCTCGTCTCGGAGCCGCTCCCCTGACCACAAGAGACGATCCCGCAGTAGATCATCAGGCTCAGAATCTTCCCGAAGCTCCAGATATCGGAGTCGAAGTCCCAGACGCCGACCTTATTATGGCCGTGCAGTCTCGAATTCTCGAAGCGGCCCCCCGGGCCGCGATGGTAGCAGCGTGCCTCACTCTCCAGGCATCGAGAGGCGTAAGAGAAAgcccgacgaagaagagcaaggaaAGGATGGCAGTAGGAAGGACCGACAAGAGGATGCTATGAGTGGAAGCAGGAGACGCAACTCATCGTCCGCTTCATCGAGATCAGCTGATCATTCCAAAAGATGA
- a CDS encoding Putative F-box-like domain superfamily protein, with protein sequence MVPLAQSPYCSSPRYDAKGSQSVGFSSLEDISQRAESSLEHGKRPNSMGNRPSRVDFLDQAVPALQDHLVQSGKRKTTHSPEGVECTGYVQGNPKKVKLGAEEEQQSHLTRDKAQLPPEIWHHIFTFIPTRRLGVLLRVNRLFNEYLDPRFSSRSHPSPSEYSRCIKPLLPDTIWQLSRRLHWPRMPAPLRNRTELDMWRLCCAKVCNLCGAAKSIQQQQESYNSWRLGPGLDGLAPIFAFGITCCGPCLLKGSVKEIDLLLSSTTPSSLIPALAYVLVTSELQVVPPSTMTSILISEKLETTKLYLASSIVTAKEDLRAAQHLGTAAVEEWLAGLDARGKDLRSDAARWERWAATGGLALINQQIRRQPNHELNGPVHAVLMRASPGTSKSVAGQESQEDKSLSPTSIAMDHQLDSPANANRASKHQEQRERDHEEAAALKALRRAEIERRAMQIEPPLPPNLLVHMTCFQTAIKTTAPLDDNAWGTLLPKLLAERTDAERSKNKSLSISPIASPETNHGSLKKVTDKDWDDIQGPVRAQISKYADDIVRNSWGKGRKVKKENSPRFAAEVLLSVRARFYAAVAQDAAVAIAADQQPVVDPPEGPFTQKLTLENMKWVFDTKIKPHTESYRKELFLCNGCDSNRFYGFEGVIQHYAAKHTKALSLGNVVVHWRAEWPEQSPFRPNARPTKHDQPTTSNVPPSHASPVQAQYGVYDTLHHGGSMHAPPFNFLLGQVAPTPSYPPQHTGPYPPPHPYTEGNFVSFAPYLGSGYGANGGSQTYVTAPTGFGLHPGLPGPLEYPPSIPGPLYPGQPHHAESMQNNNQPQSVAAMGSPFPSFYYTQMEIVARSARDTWNALSSVRDLPGPLRVYVVIYHVVKRFRLRFSEAPSLRIFNDGLSNNKEMRPVRNVNGLMCKSCTLGLGPSVNSDRKTFSLPQLVNHFENRHLEFPKVSDWGQPSLDWTQHMVLLPEVSEMPDLRGILGHKGHKFNLVNEAAPWFFTKLSEPSRRPQNAWPRGVSNPDAPHHPVDNARRPRPLQPNGRGNKCPDWRDSTFTRDPSNVRQAEVSQKRPSPFGFNDCTTAVHGPFFDPHRARETRPQFDPPVSDTHWSDAWNSPSRSNNQPYESMYNGGGHLEITDTPRHRVSPTHGPDRTNLVKTGRRHLRERSQAPGLSLAESISEQYAGCRVGEERFFHVSDQNASVGPRLARERTQPMPQDTQLGRVPRSATIFRPTSAGPPPPKEPDKFTLTAALESYLARGRDVPTQIYNDGLMTCDPGIEMRRDAAHESYQPAYRAQQKEHVEVVDHARQGLSNRQSREPYLLHFPGDSYEAAYTQCPPADQLSGHAGGRRKAVYLYANELRNSPVQYEEQYEIVLMRDTEGEYVVRRPILRDREPPHILYEEDRRVHLDQEAYPPSYGSVYESTPREGNLGGRPAPASMRQVSLRTGDSLPLYEEYDPSVPAPMSSSSEARGFGH encoded by the exons ATGGTCCCACTCGCACAGTCTCCATACTGCAGCAGTCCTCGATACGATGCGAAGGGCTCGCAATCAGTGGGTTTTTCATCTTTAGAAGATATCTCCCAGCGAGCCGAGAGCAGCTTGGAACATGGGAAACGTCCCAATTCGATGGGTAACCGCCCGTCGCGTGTCGATTTCTTGGATCAAGCCGTCCCAGCCTTGCAGGACCACTTGGTCCAAAGTGGTAAACGCAAGACTACTCACAGCCCCGAGGGTGTGGAATGCACCGGGTACGTCCAAGGCAACCCCAAGAAAGTGAAGCTGGGAGCagaagaggagcagcagTCTCATTTGACTCGGGACAAAGCTCAGCTCCCTCCAGAAATTTGGCATCATATTTTCACCTTCATCCCCACAAGACGCTTGGGTGTTCTGCTACGAGTCAACAGACTCTTTAACGAATACCTTGACCCTCGATTTTCTTCCAGAAGccacccctctccctcgGAATACTCACGTTGCATCAAGCCATTATTGCCCGATACAATCTGGCAGCTGTCAAGGAGATTGCACTGGCCCAGAATGCCTGCCCCTTTGAGAAACAGGACCGAACTCGACATGTGGCGCCTCTGTTGTGCCAAAGTCTGCAACCTTTGTGGGGCTGCTAAATCGATACAGCAACAACAGGAATCCTATAATTCCTGGCGCTTGGGACCCGGGCTTGATGGTCTGGCTCCTATCTTCGCATTCGGGATTACCTGTTGCGGTCCCTGTCTTTTGAAAGGCTCCGTGAAG GAAATCGACCTGCTACTTTCATCCACAACACCGTCTTCGCTCATTCCCGCACTCGCATACGTGCTCGTTACAAGTGAACTCCAAGTCGTGCCACCTAGCACTATGACAAGCATTTTGATTTCCGAGAAGCTAGAAACTACCAAGCTGTATCTGGCCTCGAGTATCGTGACCGCCAAAGAGGATCTTCGTGCTGCCCAACATCTGGGAACAGCGGCAGTCGAGGAATGGCTGGCAGGTCTCGACGCCCGGGGCAAGGATCTAAGGAGCGACGCTGCTCGATGGGAGAGGTGGGCGGCTACGGGTGGGCTGGCCCTCATAAACCAACAAATACGGCGACAGCCGAACCACGAATTGAATGGCCCAGTCCACGCAGTATTGATGCGAGCCTCCCCAGGAACATCAAAGTCGGTCGCCGGCCAAGAATCCCAAGAGGATAAATCACTATCACCAACATCAATTGCCATGGACCACCAATTAGACTCGCCAGCAAATGCAAATCGGGCCAGTAAACACCAAGAACAGCGAGAAAGAGACCACGAAGAGGCCGCGGCATTGAAGGCGTTGCGGCGTGCCGAAATTGAGCGTCGAGCCATGCAAATCGAACCCCCTTTGCCGCCCAATCTTCTCGTTCATATGACTTGCTTTCAAACGGCAATCAAGACGACCGCTCCTTTGGACGACAATGCGTGGGGCACGTTGTTGCCCAAATTGCTCGCTGAACGAACAGACGCCGAGAGATCGAAAAACAAGAGTCTATCAATCAGCCCAATCGCCAGTCCCGAAACCAACCATGGGTCGCTGAAAAAAGTTACGGACAAAGACTGGGATGATATTCAAGGCCCGGTCCGCGCTCAAATTTCGAagtacgcagacgacattGTTCGCAACAGCTGGGGAAAAGGTCGCAAagtcaagaaggagaacagCCCACGGTTTGCAGCAGAGGTGCTCCTATCAGTGCGTGCACGATTCTATGCAGCCGTGGCGCAAGATGCCGCAGTTGCCATCGCAGCTGACCAACAGCCAGTCGTTGATCCGCCCGAGGGACCCTTCACCCAGAAACTCACACTTGAGAATATGAAATGGGTGTTTGACACGAAGATCAAACCTCATACCGAATCGTATCGCAAAGAATTGTTTCTCTGCAACGGGTGTGACAGCAACAGGTTCTATGGTTTCGAAGGAGTGATTCAGCACTATGCTGCGAAACATACCAAAGCTCTCAGCCTCGGCAACGTGGTTGTCCATTGGCGGGCCGAATGGCCGGAGCAATCACCATTCAGACCCAATGCTCGACCAACCAAACACGACCAACCAACAACATCAAACGTCCCGCCGAGCCATGCATCGCCAGTCCAAGCACAGTATGGCGTCTATGACACCCTCCATCACGGTGGAAGTATGCATGCACCCCCTTTCAACTTCCTCCTTGGACAAGTTGCACCAACTCCGTCTTATCCTCCCCAGCATACTGGCCCATACCCCCCACCACATCCCTACACTGAGGGCAACTTTGTGTCTTTTGCTCCTTACTTGGGATCTGGTTATGGAGCCAATGGCGGCTCTCAGACGTATGTAACGGCGCCCACAGGCTTCGGCCTGCATCCTGGCCTACCTGGTCCTCTGGAATACCCTCCCAGCATTCCGGGACCGCTATATCCCGGCCAACCACATCATGCTGAGTCGATGCAAAACAACAATCAGCCTCAATCTGTTGCGGCAATGGGGTCGCCGTTTCCGTCTTTCTATTATACGCAAATGGAAATCGTTGCCCGAAGTGCGAGAGATACCTGGAACGCGCTTTCCAGCGTCAGAGACTTGCCTGGACCTTTGAGGGTATATGTTGTGATATACCATGTGGTGAAGCGCTTTCGCTTGAGGTTCTCCGAGGCCCCGTCTCTGCGAATTTTCAACGACGGATTGTCAAATAACAAGGAGATGCGTCCAGTCCGCAACGTCAACGGGCTGATGTGTAAGTCATGTACATTGGGCTTGGGCCCATCCGTTAATTCAGACCGGAAGACGTTTTCACTGCCACAGCTCGTCAACCACTTCGAGAACCGTCACCTTGAATTTCCAAAGGTCAGCGATTGGGGCCAGCCAAGCCTGGATTGGACACAACACATGGTTCTACTCCCAGAGGTGTCCGAGATGCCTGACCTAAGAGGGATTCTTGGCCACAAAGGGCACAAATTCAACCTCGTCAATGAAGCAGCACCCTGGTTTTTTACCAAGCTGAGTGAACCGTCCCGTCGACCTCAAAATGCTTGGCCTCGGGGTGTTTCAAATCCAGATGCTCCTCACCACCCTGTCGACAatgctcgtcgtccccgtccTCTCCAGCCAAACGGTCGTGGGAACAAATGCCCAGATTGGCGGGACTCGACGTTTACTCGGGATCCATCCAATGTGAGACAGGCAGAGGTTTCTCAGAAACGCCCATCACCTTTTGGTTTCAACGATTGCACAACAGCGGTTCATGGGCCGTTCTTCGATCCCCACCGAGCAAGAGAGACGCGGCCGCAGTTCGACCCTCCTGTCTCAGATACTCACTGGTCTGATGCCTGGAACAGCCCTTCACGATCAAACAACCAACCATACGAAAGCATGTATAATGGAGGAGGACATCTCGAAATCACCGACACGCCCCGTCATCGCGTGAGCCCAACTCATGGCCCAGATCGAACCAATCTCGTTAAAACAGGGCGGCGTCATTTACGCGAGCGATCCCAAGCACCTGGCCTTTCTTTGGCCGAATCGATATCCGAGCAGTATGCCGGGTGCCGTGTAGGCGAAGAGCGTTTTTTTCACGTGTCTGATCAGAATGCATCGGTCGGGCCACGCCTGGCACGGGAACGAACCCAACCGATGCCTCAAGATACACAGCTCGGCCGGGTCCCTCGTTCTGCGACTATTTTCCGACCAACATCTGCAggtccaccaccaccaaaagAGCCCGACAAGTTCACCCTGACCGCCGCTCTCGAGTCCTAtctcgcccgaggccgcGATGTACCCACGCAAATATATAATGATGGACTGATGACTTGTGACCCCGGTATTGAGATGCGAAGAGATGCTGCACACGAGTCTTATCAGCCCGCTTATCGTGCCCAACAGAAAGAGCACGTGGAGGTTGTCGACCATGCTCGGCAAGGGCTATCCAATCGACAATCCAGAGAGCCCTATCTACTGCACTTCCCGGGCGATTCTTACGAGGCGGCATACACCCAGTGCCCCCCTGCAGATCAACTCTCAGGTCATGCTGGAGGCCGACGGAAGGCAGTGTACTTGTACGCCAACGAACTGCGCAACTCACCAGTGCAGTATGAAGAACAGTACGAGATCGTTCTCATGAGAGATACCGAGGGCGAGTATGTTGTCCGACGTCCGATATTACGCGATCGCGAGCCACCGCACATACTATACGAGGAAGACCGCCGTGTACATTTAGACCAAGAAGCTTACCCGCCATCTTACGGTTCTGTGTACGAATCGACTCCGAGAGAGGGTAATCTGGGTGGGCGGCCTGCTCCTGCAAGTATGCGTCAAGTCTCACTTCGGACCGGGGACAGTCTGCCACTCTACGAAGAGTATGACCCGAGTGTCCCGGCTCCTATGTCAAGTTCAAGTGAAGCAAGGGGCTTTGGCCATTAA